One genomic window of Rhodopirellula halodulae includes the following:
- the glgB gene encoding 1,4-alpha-glucan branching protein GlgB: MNSQLSLSTIQSLVDGSMENPGSLLGRHPVNYQGREATTVRVLEPNAESVWLIDSASGLRRPMRRLHPGGFFEAICDEPIHQPSTSRLQMIDKTGKKTETTSPYSAPSIFTDLDRYLIGEGRHLQLYDRLGAQLREVDGVHGVNFSVWAPNARSVQVVGDFNGWDGRSHVAQPLDSSGIWELFLPGAKVGQKYKFRIQTEHGHWMDKCDPLAFAAELPPLTANIITDINDYSWNDSEWLQRRSEADPMHSPMNVYEVHLGSWQKGPGRTHGWLDYRDLAKRLVDYCHRMNFTHVELMPISEHPFTGSWGYQSVGYFAPTSRHGSPEDFMFFVDHMHQNGIGVLIDWVPAHFPKDDHGLRQFDGSALYEHADPRQGEHPDWGTMIFNFGRNEVKNFLISNALFWLDKYHIDGLRVDAVASMLYLDYSREDGQWIPNRYGGRENLEAIDFLREFNVAVHENYPGVVTAAEESTAWPGVSRPTYDGGLGFTYKWNMGWMNDTLRYMRNEPIHRKFHQNELTFSLIYAFTENFTLPLSHDEVVHGKGSLISQMPGDMWQKFANLRLLYSYMWTHPGKKLLFMGGEIAQWTEWNHDDGPQWELLDFDTHRGVQQLVADLNKTVIENPSLHWNDFTGDGFEWVDAQNAEDSVLVYLRKGAEGDPPILVCNNFTPVPRANYRVGVPSKGFWKEIFNSDGEAYGGSNVGNYPGCETTGIEHHARPDSIEVTLPPLGTTILRLES; this comes from the coding sequence ATGAATTCGCAGCTCTCATTATCGACTATTCAGTCACTCGTTGATGGCAGTATGGAGAACCCGGGTAGTTTGTTGGGCCGCCACCCTGTCAACTATCAGGGACGAGAAGCCACGACGGTTCGCGTGCTTGAGCCCAATGCGGAATCCGTGTGGCTGATCGATTCGGCAAGCGGTTTGCGGCGTCCCATGCGACGGCTGCATCCCGGCGGATTTTTCGAAGCGATCTGCGATGAGCCCATTCACCAGCCTTCCACGTCCCGACTGCAAATGATCGACAAGACCGGCAAGAAAACCGAAACGACATCTCCGTACTCCGCGCCTAGCATCTTCACGGATCTGGATCGATACCTGATCGGCGAAGGCCGCCACCTTCAGCTTTATGATCGCTTGGGAGCACAGCTCCGTGAAGTCGATGGCGTTCACGGGGTCAACTTCTCCGTTTGGGCGCCCAACGCTCGTTCGGTGCAAGTCGTTGGCGATTTCAACGGTTGGGATGGCCGGAGTCACGTTGCTCAGCCGCTCGATTCATCCGGCATTTGGGAACTGTTCCTGCCGGGTGCCAAGGTCGGTCAAAAGTACAAGTTCCGGATCCAAACCGAGCACGGGCATTGGATGGACAAGTGCGACCCGCTCGCTTTCGCGGCTGAGTTGCCACCGCTGACCGCCAACATCATCACCGACATCAACGATTACTCGTGGAACGATTCGGAATGGTTGCAGCGTCGATCGGAAGCGGATCCGATGCACTCGCCGATGAACGTCTACGAAGTGCACCTGGGCAGTTGGCAAAAAGGCCCGGGCCGGACGCATGGATGGTTGGACTACCGTGATCTGGCAAAACGTTTGGTGGATTACTGCCACCGAATGAACTTCACGCACGTGGAGCTGATGCCAATCAGTGAGCACCCCTTCACGGGTTCGTGGGGTTATCAAAGCGTCGGCTATTTCGCGCCCACCAGTCGCCATGGTTCACCAGAAGACTTCATGTTCTTCGTCGACCACATGCACCAAAACGGCATCGGTGTGTTGATCGACTGGGTGCCGGCTCACTTTCCGAAAGACGACCACGGTCTGCGTCAGTTCGATGGATCGGCTCTCTACGAGCACGCGGATCCGCGGCAGGGCGAGCATCCCGATTGGGGAACGATGATCTTCAACTTCGGTCGCAACGAAGTGAAGAACTTCCTGATCTCCAATGCGTTGTTCTGGTTGGACAAATACCACATCGATGGTCTTCGCGTGGATGCTGTGGCGTCCATGTTGTACCTCGACTACAGCCGAGAAGACGGGCAGTGGATTCCAAACCGCTATGGCGGCCGAGAGAACTTGGAAGCCATCGACTTCCTGCGGGAATTCAATGTTGCCGTCCACGAGAACTATCCCGGCGTTGTCACGGCGGCCGAAGAATCCACCGCGTGGCCCGGTGTCTCGCGACCGACTTACGACGGTGGCTTGGGCTTCACCTACAAGTGGAACATGGGGTGGATGAACGACACGCTGCGTTACATGCGGAACGAGCCAATCCACCGCAAGTTTCATCAGAACGAACTGACGTTCAGCCTGATCTACGCGTTCACCGAGAACTTCACGCTGCCACTTTCACACGATGAAGTGGTGCACGGCAAAGGATCGTTGATCAGCCAGATGCCGGGCGACATGTGGCAAAAATTCGCGAACTTGCGATTGCTGTACAGCTACATGTGGACGCACCCCGGAAAGAAGTTGTTGTTCATGGGTGGCGAGATCGCTCAGTGGACCGAGTGGAACCATGATGACGGTCCTCAGTGGGAATTGTTGGACTTCGACACCCATCGAGGCGTCCAGCAATTGGTTGCCGATCTGAACAAGACCGTGATCGAAAATCCATCGTTGCACTGGAACGATTTCACCGGAGATGGCTTTGAGTGGGTGGATGCTCAGAACGCGGAAGACAGCGTGCTGGTTTACCTTCGCAAAGGTGCCGAGGGTGATCCACCGATCTTGGTCTGCAACAACTTCACGCCGGTTCCACGAGCGAACTACCGAGTGGGTGTTCCTTCCAAGGGATTCTGGAAAGAGATCTTCAACAGCGACGGTGAAGCCTACGGCGGATCCAACGTTGGGAACTATCCCGGATGCGAAACGACCGGCATCGAACATCACGCTCGGCCGGACAGCATCGAAGTGACGTTGCCGCCATTGGGCACAACGATCCTTCGTTTGGAATCTTGA
- a CDS encoding ribonuclease HI — MMDPLQSLEEFASMASELGDPDFNPATPPPRSTFLLVVSAHSTSLTDGRWQFVIETSDGRPVMEADDQEFGDLNRLSLLAAVRGLEAMDGPSTITLLSHNRYLIRSLTDSLPRWRRSDFVWDHFGRRVEVQHADLWRRVDHALGIHEVQACLVTSRLVSRKPEQVTPDGAIPAAAVEQASDRIDRPSVKPADAWSRIDQPHAGPPARKSDRAVPTANDRLRDWLLSSAISAGGLQRSNPIKTS; from the coding sequence ATGATGGATCCTTTGCAATCGCTCGAAGAGTTCGCTTCGATGGCGTCGGAACTCGGTGATCCGGATTTCAATCCGGCAACACCTCCGCCACGCTCGACGTTTCTTCTGGTGGTTTCCGCACACAGCACGTCGCTCACCGATGGTCGTTGGCAATTCGTGATTGAAACGTCCGATGGTCGACCGGTGATGGAAGCTGACGACCAAGAGTTCGGTGATCTGAATCGCCTGTCATTGCTGGCCGCCGTTCGCGGACTGGAAGCAATGGACGGTCCTTCGACGATCACGTTGCTCAGTCACAATCGCTATCTGATTCGTTCGCTGACGGATTCGTTGCCGCGTTGGCGCCGCAGCGATTTCGTTTGGGACCACTTTGGCCGTCGTGTGGAAGTCCAACATGCGGACTTGTGGCGACGCGTCGACCACGCGCTGGGAATCCACGAGGTACAAGCCTGTTTGGTGACCTCGCGGTTGGTCAGCCGCAAACCTGAGCAAGTCACACCCGACGGAGCAATTCCTGCGGCGGCAGTGGAACAAGCGAGTGACCGCATTGATCGGCCATCGGTCAAGCCAGCCGACGCGTGGTCGCGAATCGACCAGCCGCACGCGGGCCCGCCGGCACGCAAATCGGATCGCGCGGTTCCGACGGCCAATGATCGGCTACGAGACTGGTTGCTGAGTTCCGCAATTTCGGCCGGCGGATTGCAGCGATCCAACCCCATCAAAACGTCCTGA
- a CDS encoding type III pantothenate kinase, giving the protein MPEDTSPHNTQAEFNDSTCDVVMVRVGIDVGNTAIKVVTQSAVDVSAGGEKTTTKGPLLRSISLRDPEWITKCIEHLKDLAEKVASCRSQDCDSVCYDIRIASVNRGSAEPLVAALDEAFFDCVRVRFVTYEDIQLQIDVVYPDRVGIDRLLGAEAAFRRHASPLIIVDAGTTVTVDFVSDEGVFCGGAILPGLEMQTAALAAGTDALPKLDWASHRCREMPEGPGRDTVAAMRLGVLASVAGAVERLVRLYGGAATLVVTGGDAGCLVDALPSDLDAVEEPHLVARALLDLLQPEKG; this is encoded by the coding sequence ATGCCTGAGGACACTTCGCCACACAATACCCAAGCGGAATTCAACGATTCGACATGCGACGTCGTGATGGTTCGCGTTGGAATCGACGTTGGCAACACGGCGATCAAGGTCGTTACGCAATCCGCGGTTGACGTTTCAGCCGGTGGTGAAAAAACGACGACGAAAGGGCCTCTCCTGCGTTCCATTTCGCTTCGCGATCCGGAATGGATCACGAAGTGCATCGAGCATTTGAAAGATCTCGCGGAGAAGGTGGCGTCTTGTCGTTCGCAAGATTGCGACTCGGTTTGCTACGACATCCGAATCGCAAGTGTGAACCGAGGATCCGCGGAGCCTTTGGTCGCGGCTTTGGATGAAGCCTTTTTTGATTGTGTGCGAGTTCGCTTCGTCACCTACGAAGACATTCAATTGCAGATCGATGTGGTTTATCCCGATCGCGTTGGCATCGACCGCTTGTTGGGGGCGGAGGCCGCGTTTCGTCGGCACGCGTCGCCGTTGATCATTGTTGATGCGGGAACCACGGTGACGGTGGACTTTGTGTCTGACGAAGGCGTCTTCTGCGGCGGAGCGATCTTGCCTGGTTTGGAAATGCAGACGGCTGCGTTGGCTGCCGGTACAGATGCACTGCCAAAGTTGGATTGGGCGTCGCATCGCTGTCGCGAAATGCCGGAAGGTCCGGGGCGAGACACCGTCGCTGCGATGCGTTTGGGCGTGCTCGCTTCCGTGGCGGGCGCGGTTGAACGTCTGGTGCGTTTGTACGGTGGTGCGGCAACCTTGGTCGTCACCGGGGGTGACGCGGGATGTTTGGTCGATGCGTTGCCAAGCGATCTCGATGCGGTCGAAGAACCGCATTTGGTGGCCCGAGCGTTGTTGGATTTGTTGCAGCCCGAAAAAGGGTAG